tgattatttgcGAGCTTCCACCTTCTTCTGTTCCTTTGCTGCATGGTATATAATAAAATGAGATCGGTTGGAGAGAAAAAGGGGAGAAGAAATCTGCGAGTTTTGGAGACTAACCAGCTTTCTCCTCCTCTCGTTTCTTAGCAGCTTCAGCCCTTTGCTGTCGTATAAGGGCCAGGCGATCTGCAAATTACAGAAGAGAAGAATACACCCCATGACAAAAACTATTATTAGCTTAACCGATAAAAGGTGAATagtatttaaacttaaaaattgAGGACATCTCGGTGAGTAGATGGCTCCATTTCAGATATTAAGATTAGATCAAAAACAATTAAAGCCAATGTTACTTCAAATTACCAGTCCATTTGAGGTAGAAATAGAGGTAGAGAGATTATTGAAGACAAAAAGGAAGGTTGAGGCTTGAGTATGGTAAAAGATAGGCATTCTATTGATTCAGATATTGAATTGAAACTCATATGCAAGATCGACCTTTTTTGTCAGTTAATAACGAGAACAAATACCAAGATAGAAAAGATACCAGTTCAAAGGTTGGTAAAAACGTGCTACTAAACACGACACGTTTAACAAAAAAGCTTCAATCCACCATGCAACAAAATAAAAggattatttaataaaaaaaagaagcaaCAATTATTGCATGAGTTTCCAAGGCCCATGTGCCAAGTTAGAACAAGCAAAATTGTACAGATATAAGAAGAAAGAGAGTTCTAACACTCAAACAAGGATAAGGTACAACAGGGTAGCAGGTTGAAAAACATTACCCAAGTCTTTCCTTGCTTGATCAGTTTTCCCTTGTTCTTGCAGCTTCATGTACCTTTCATGAGCTTTCTGCTTTTCGATCTCCTCTCTGAGAACAATGGCAAAATGAAGAATATACAGGTTATTACAGTTGGGAATATGATTATTCAGAGTGCTTATATACCCTGCAATGAAAATCTAAAGCTCGGTATAACATAGTTCGCTCCACCACCTGTTTTTAAACTAGCCATATATCAGGGATCCACAAGGAATGACTAAAAAAAAAGTGCAACCAGCATCTCACACCCCACCTTTCCCTCCGGAGAAAGAAAAAAGTGAGGCTAAACGAAGCAAATACGGAGTTGCAATTCAGAATAATACAATGTAGTAGGGCAAGTTCActagaaaataaattctttGAGCTACCTTCTACAGATTTTACCGAAAATATAAAGGCCAAAAGCAAAATAGAAATGGAAAAACCAATTAAAGAGAGAATATTTATAATCTTGTCTCAGAAATCTAATAGCAGATTAATAATAGAAATAACAAATATTCACAACCTTTCCCGCCTTGAAAGCTCAGTTGTTTTCTCCATCTGcaaggcaaaaaaaaaaaaacaacaattaGAAAATTATAAAAGGACATCTCTTAAGTTAGTGAATGAATAATTGGAGTAACATACATCAACATCGCGTGCTTTCAAGTTCTTTGTCTTCACCAAATTAGGATTTTCAATCTGAATGACACCCTCTGCACCTTTTTGTTTCTGTCAACATTAGTAAATGAGTAAGCATGTGTTAGCAGTCTAGTCATTTCAACCGAAACCAAAAGTCTCAACAAAATCAAATCACAATGTACTAACTTCAGGTTCATTCTCAGACTCCTCTTCGGATTCTACATCAGATCTCTCATCTTCTTCCACTTCAGCCACTTCCTGTAACATAGTCGTATATCTAAATTACGAGAACAAGTACAATTTATGCATATCTATTGATTTACAAAAAGGAGAGGAAAACATTTATAAATAAGATATGTATAAAAATAAGGATGGagtaaaaagcaataaatattGCTGAATAATGAACTCTTAACTTAGCTCATTTAGTTGGATAGACACCTGTTTATTAGTTTTTTAAATTGTAGGATTGGACTCGTTTATTTTCTGATTTGTTGAGATAGAGTTGGgataaatctttaaaaataattgtacCGTATTCCTTTGAACGATATGTGAATACAGATTTTTCTTCTCTCGACTATCTCTTCACAAACTACATGGTATCAGATGTACAGGACCTTCCATGACAAAATACGGCATGGCCTCACCATCCCAGTCTTCAAAAACCGATTCTGAAACAACACCTCCAACCATGCCTATCACTCCAGCCACTGCCGATGTCTCATCCGTCCCTATCACTTGTCACCATAGTCGTCAAACGCGCACAGCACCCCATAGCGCAAAGATTGCCCGTAGCTATAGCAAATAACGTAGCGTAAAGCGCCAcggatatataaatatataatatatagcaTATAGTAACATCAATTTAACAGTTCATGAGTAACAAATATATAAGTTCAAAGTGTATAAAACCTCAATTCTAAAACTAGAAAAACGAAATCTAAAATTCACCTCATCTTCTTCATCAAGATCGAGATAATCTTGTTCATTTGAAATTGCATAATGTTCGGCATCATTCTCTTCTTCACTTTCTTCATCAAAGTCGAATTCATACTCTTCATCAACAAAATTATGTGTAATAGATGTTCCTATTGGCTTTTCCCACTAGACTTAGATTTGGCCGCCTTCGAGCTTTCAGTAGGTGTACATGTGGCCGTCATTGAGGCTTGCGTATATGTAGGGGACGCCTTCAAGACCCCTTTGGATTTCCTCAATGTATAAGGAGCTTCATCTGCTCCAACAACATCTGCAACATCTTGCCAAGTCAAATCATACATCTTGCCAAGTCAAATCATCACCATCGTGaacaaagtcatgtttttcatccttcagtctccctACCAACCATTCATTGTCATCATCTACTTAGCTCAATATGATAGGATTGATGGTATCACGACTATCGTATCTAAGCCTCAGAACTCTGTTGTACTTAATGAACACCAAATCATTCAGGCGTTTTTGCTCCAATCTATTCTTTTTCTTGGAATGAAGCTGCATTTATTTATATAAGTCCGGCAAGCCACGAACAACAGAAGAGGAGAAGCAGTGGAGAATCGTAGGGTTTATGTTAGGGTTGATTGGGAGAAGCGGAGAAAATTGAAACACAAAAGGAAAAGCAGCGTTGAATCGAAATAGAACTGAGCCTAAAAATTGTGCAAAATATGCCTACAAAACACGTGTtactttaaaaaaatgttttgtaGCTTTGCTACAATAGCGACGCGAGCTATCGCCTCAAACGCTATTTTGATGATAGCGACGATGGTGCTCGCTACTTCGAAGTTCAATGCGCATAATGTCCCATAGCCACGGATCGCTATTGACAACTATGCTTGTACATACTGCATGGTCATAACTATTTACAATGGTCTTAATATGTGATGATGTTTATATGCGGAAAGAGAAGTAAGACTCCATCTCTAACACTTCGACTCGTCCAGATTCCACATATCCCAAGTTTCGGGCCAGGTGCGTCCGATCACATGACTGGGGATTGGTAATTTTTTCACTATTTCCGTCTGCCCTTGCTTGTAATATTCTGTTAGTTAGTAGGCTCAATAAGGATCTCAATTGTAGCACTAAATTCGGGGGATGATTCTTGTGTTTTGCAGGATTTGGCGTCAGAGAATACCATCGGAAGTGTTGAGCTTTGTGCAGGATTATATCTTCTCAAGATGGAGGTTCCCGAGAGTCACCTACCCAAGAGTGTTCCTAATTACTCCTTGTCTCGCTTTGTTTCTGCTTTGAATTCAATAAGGATAGTGATATTTTATTATGGCATTATGCCATTACCATTTAGGGCATCCGAATTTTTTGTACCTTTCAAAGTTATTTCCATTATTATTCAATAATTAAAAGTTCTTCTCTAAAGTGTGATATTTGTCAAGTGTCTAAACATTCCCGTACAACTTTCACGCTTCACCGTTATAAACCATCTACATCTTAAGCCCTCATACACAGTGATATCTGGGGTCCCTCAAACGTAACAAATCTTAGTGGCACGTGCTGGTTTGTCCTATTTGTTGACGATCATATGTGAATATCTTGGGTTTTcctaatgaaaaataaatcccAAACAGCTCAAATTTGCAAAAAATTTCATTCCATGGTCCAAACCCAATTCTATACCCAAATTAAAGTCTTATGAACTGATAGAGCGCGTGGCTAATTCAATTCTATTTTGGGTGGGTACCTACAAACACATGGAATCATACACCAGAGCTCGTGTTGACACACCACAACAAAATAAGATCTCTGAGCACAAAACCTGTCTCCTCCTTGAAGTCACTTGTTCCTTACTTTTTACCCAAAATCGCCCTACATTACCACTAAGAATGTCATTGTGACAGCCACTTATCTCATCAATAGGATGCCTTTCAAAGGTTACACAATTTTCAAACTCCCATTCAAACTTTCTTTAAATCTCTTCCTGCCTCACATCTCAATAACAATATCTCTTTTAAGGTTTTTGGATGTTCATCCTTCATTCATATACATTCCCATAATCGCGGCAAACTTGAACCACGTCCTATCAAGTGCATCTTCCCTGGTGACTCTCCAAACCAGAAAAGCTACAAATGTTATTCCTCTGTCAACAAAAATTATTACAACTCCATGGATTTCACCTTTTTTGAATCCGGACCATTCTACCCCAATTCCTTGGTTCAGGAGGAGACTTCCAATATTGAACCACAAAATTGGGAACACATACCATAATCCAATCCACACATCGAAACACAAGAACTTGATACTTCACAAGTTCCAACACAAGTCCCTCGTAAACTAAACATCAATGAGCCACCTCTTACCTATTCACGAAGAGACCATCCTCGTCTAGAGAATATACAAACCCATGCGCAATCTCAACCTATCCAAGAATGTTCCCCACTGCAAAATTCAGGTTAAAGCACACAAGATGTAGTTGATTCATATACTCCTGTGATTGAGAATATGGAACATGATAACAGACCCATTGCATTGAGGAAAGGAGTCCAAAACTGTACATTGCATCCCATAGGTAACTTTGTCTCACTTGGATGTTTTTGCTACTGCATATCATGCATTTCTTTCCGACATAGACCAAGTTCAGGCTCCATCCACCATTGACGAGGCACTAAAAGACCCAAAGTCGAAAATTGGCATCTTTGAAGAGATTACGGCAGTGGAAAAGAATGATACATGGGAAATCACCGACTTGTCGCCTGGGAAGAAACCTGTTGGATGCAGATGGATCTTCACGGTAAAACATAAGTCTAATGGAAGAATAGAAAGGTTCAAGAATAGACTTGTAGCCAAAGGGTACACGTAATCATACGGCATTGACTACCAAGAAACTTTTGCCATGTTGCCAGGCTCAATATAGTCCTAGTTTTGTTGTCAATTGCAGCTAACTTAGATTTGCCCTTTATACCAGCTCGACGTCAATAATGCGTCCCTCGATGGCAACCTTGAAGAAGAAGTATACATGAGTAATATACACAGTGAATAAGGTATGCTGACTATGGAAATCTCTGTACGTATTTAAAGAGTCACCTAGAGCATGGTTCTATCGATTCACTAGTGTTTTAAAAAGGGGCGGTTACACCCAATGTCAATCTGATCACAGATTGTTTTTACAGGTGATTATGTGGATGAAATAGCCCAAGTGAAACTCTTGCTCGCAAAGGAATATGAGATGAAAGACCTTGGACATATGAAGTATTTTTTGGGAATAGAAGTGTGGCAAGATCCTCCCTAGGCATAT
The sequence above is a segment of the Primulina tabacum isolate GXHZ01 chromosome 6, ASM2559414v2, whole genome shotgun sequence genome. Coding sequences within it:
- the LOC142548936 gene encoding uncharacterized protein LOC142548936, which codes for MGRGKFKGKPTGRRQFSTPEQMMAGTSASRPRTFKQEVAEVEEDERSDVESEEESENEPEKQKGAEGVIQIENPNLVKTKNLKARDVDMEKTTELSRREREEIEKQKAHERYMKLQEQGKTDQARKDLDRLALIRQQRAEAAKKREEEKAAKEQKKVEARK